In the genome of Longimicrobium sp., the window TTCAACCTGGGCGCGTGGGGCGCGCTCTACGCCGCCACGCCCGAGGTGTATCCCACCACCCTGCGGGCGACGGGCGCCGGGTGGGCGGCGGGGTTCGGGCGGATCGCCTCCATCCTGGCGCCGCTGGCGGTGCCGAAGCTGATGGCGGCGGGCGGCTCGTGGGCCGTCTTCGGCACCTTCGCGGGGTTCTTCGGCGTCGCGATCATCGGCGCGCTCCTGCTCCCCGAGTGGCGCGGCCGCCAGCTGGACGAGGGCACGGGCGCGGCCTGATCGCTACTCTTCGCGGGAGCTGCGCCAGACGCTCAGGCCGTCGACGACCGCAAGCACGACCGCCACAGCGACCAGGAGCACGACGAGGTACCCCGATCCTTCAACCACCCACCGCGGATTTCCAGGCGCCACGGTTACCATCGCCTCGCGGAATATCATCGCGATCAGGATTGCAAACCCGAGCGCCCATGCGTCCGCCACCAACACGGGACGTAGATCCCGAGGTCCGTGCCCCCGCCGCCCGGCGTAGTTCTGACGCCGGTACACGGCGAATTGCGCCATCAGCAGGGCGCCCGTCACCAGACCCCAGACAAGCGCCGACATATGGATGTTCATTCGTGTACCTCTTTGAGAGTAATCGTGTAGGTGCTCACGGCCATCGAAGACCCGAACAGGAGCACTGACACCATCAACACGGCGCCCGAATTGATCGGGCTATTCGTAGGGATCCCTGCAAAGTAGAGAGACGCGCCGATTACGATCAGAATGCACGAACCGCCCGCCACGACGTGCCGCAGATCGTGGGGTGTTCGAATGCCGAGCATCCCGCCCAGCGCGGTCGCCGCCGCGGCGACCCCCACCAGCAGCAGTTCGCCGTGAGCTACCGCT includes:
- a CDS encoding MFS transporter, whose product is FNLGAWGALYAATPEVYPTTLRATGAGWAAGFGRIASILAPLAVPKLMAAGGSWAVFGTFAGFFGVAIIGALLLPEWRGRQLDEGTGAA